The segment CGTTCATCAGGAAATGATCCGGTACCAAACCAATTGGATCTTCGGGGCAAACGTTATGAAGAAGCGTTGAATGAAGTGGATCAATATTTAGATGCGGCGATCTTGGCGGGCTATCCGCAAATCACGATCGTTCACGGCAAAGGGACCGGCGCATTGCGTCAAGGGATCACCGAATATCTGAAAAACCACCGAAGTGTGAAAAAATTTGAATTTGCACCGGCAAATCAAGGCGGAAACGGTGCTACGATCGTTACCTTTAAGTAGTCTTACTAAATGTAAGCAAAAAATTAGCAACAAAAAAAATCTGATGCTATAATAGGAACAGAAATTAAGAGGAGGCCAAACAATGGCAAAAGCAATTACAGATAAAACGTTTAAAGAAGAAACAGATAACGGATTAGTGTTGATTGATTTCTGGGCAACTTGGTGTGGACCTTGTCGCATGCAAGCACCGATCTTAGAACAATTAGCTGACGAATATGACGAAGACGAATTGAAGATCGTTAAAATGGATGTGGATGAAAACCCA is part of the Enterococcus mediterraneensis genome and harbors:
- the trxA gene encoding thioredoxin; translated protein: MAKAITDKTFKEETDNGLVLIDFWATWCGPCRMQAPILEQLADEYDEDELKIVKMDVDENPETPASFGIMSIPTLVLKKDGQVVEKVIGVHTKDQLKQLITAHA